A portion of the Lolium rigidum isolate FL_2022 chromosome 1, APGP_CSIRO_Lrig_0.1, whole genome shotgun sequence genome contains these proteins:
- the LOC124678415 gene encoding BTB/POZ and MATH domain-containing protein 1-like, giving the protein MSKRAKRTSSVPLTAMAGSGFLKFRVDYENNKDLPVGEGVHSDIVSAGGHLWRIECYPNGIGTLAGGELSLFFKHMSKSGTGRVEGIFEAFLMDRDGVPSTTAVGRTDVFKLAGNASGKCDNRGWIWFVNRTDLEENYVKDGHITFVCAILVISDSPIPVPSSDIGIHLGSLLDRVEGTDVSFTIDGETFLAHRALLAARSPVFRAELFGSMAEAKMPSITLHDITPAAFRVMLQFVYTDALPGEDELGDSPVEMFQDLLAVADRYALDRLKLMCAQKLWDNLSVDTVATTLAFAETYNCQELKDICFDFFALEKNFKEAAFTDGFALLLQKYPCICAELKEKVKT; this is encoded by the exons A TGAGCAAGCGAGCTAAGAGGACAAGCTCGGTGCCGCTGACCGCCATGGCGGGTTCTGGCTTCCTCAAGTTCAGGGTAGACTACGAGAACAACAAGGACCTTCCCGTCGGCGAGGGAGTCCACTCCGACATAGTCTCCGCCGGCGGGCATCTCTGGAGGATCGAGTGTTACCCGAATGGAATCGGAACACTGGCTGGCGGAGAGCTCTCTCTCTTCTTCAAGCACATGAGCAAATCCGGAACCGGCAGGGTCGAGGGCATATTCGAGGCTTTCTTGATGGACAGGGATGGCGTTCCATCCACCACGGCTGTCGGAAGGACAGATGTgttcaagctcgccggcaacgccAGCGGGAAATGCGACAACCGGGGATGGATTTGGTTTGTGAATCGGACGGATTTGGAGGAGAACTATGTGAAGGATGGACACATCACTTTTGTCTGCGCCATATTGGTGATAAGTGACAGCCCTATTCCTGTGCCATCTTCAGACATTGGTATCCATCTCGGCAGTCTGCTGGACCGCGTGGAGGGGACTGATGTATCATTCACCATTGATGGCGAGACATTCCTTGCGCACCGAGCGCTGCTTGCTGCTCGCTCACCGGTCTTCAGGGCAGAGCTCTTCGGTTCCATGGCAGAGGCAAAAATGCCGTCCATCACGCTGCATGACATCACACCTGCTGCATTCAGAGTTATGCTTCAGTTTGTGTACACAGATGCCTTGCCCGGAGAAGACGAGCTTGGGGACTCGCCAGTTGAGATGTTTCAGGACCTACTTGCTGTGGCTGACCGGTATGCACTAGACCGGCTAAAGCTTATGTGTGCCCAGAAGTTATGGGATAATCTGTCGGTCGATACAGTTGCAACTACTTTAGCCTTCGCCGAGACGTACAATTGCCAGGAGTTGAAAGACATATGCTTTGATTTCTTTGCACTGGAGAAAAATTTCAAGGAAGCTGCGTTCACTGATGGTTTTGCATTGTTGCTGCAGAAATACCCGTGTATTTGTGCTGAGCTGAAAGAGAAGGTTAAGACATAA